Proteins found in one Amycolatopsis aidingensis genomic segment:
- a CDS encoding MerR family transcriptional regulator: MRIGELSERTGTSRRMLRYYEEHGLIVAERCQNGYRDYPESTVDRVAQVRGLLDAGLPTRIIKQILPCLDTPRTIYFPDATPEMLAVLEQERDRMTDRIRCLTRNRDAIVEYLDVVCRTRSQAATC; the protein is encoded by the coding sequence ATGCGGATCGGTGAGTTGTCGGAGCGCACCGGCACGTCCCGCAGGATGCTGCGGTACTACGAGGAGCACGGCCTGATCGTGGCGGAGCGGTGCCAGAACGGCTATCGCGACTATCCCGAGTCCACCGTGGACCGGGTGGCGCAGGTCCGCGGCCTGCTCGACGCCGGGCTGCCGACCCGGATCATCAAGCAGATCCTGCCCTGTCTCGACACGCCGAGGACGATCTACTTCCCGGACGCGACCCCGGAGATGCTCGCGGTCCTCGAGCAGGAGCGGGACCGGATGACCGACCGTATCCGCTGCCTCACCCGCAACCGGGACGCCATCGTGGAGTACCTCGATGTGGTGTGCCGTACGCGGAGCCAGGCAGCCACCTGCTAA
- a CDS encoding ferredoxin reductase: protein MAVQVPRRLRRGARGRARSLASLAEALLTPHGMDRYLELLDPMLVRREIRGVVTAVRRQTADTVTLTVRPSRAWRGFSAGQYVRVSVDIDGVRRTRCYSPTCSEHGGQLELTVKAQENGLVSGHLHRHAAPGMVLGLSQPAGEFTLPAPRPRRVLLISGGSGITPVLSMLRTLVDEGHRGEVVFLHYANTAADVLYGAELTELAQRHPGLRVVLAYTHERGGDLHGFFEPAQLREVAPWYREAQTYLCGPLPLLDSVRATFGSEGLSEQLHTEEFTPPPVPADGAAHGQVRFTHSGREIANSGKPLLEQAEDAGLRPEHGCRMGICFSCTKVKTSGCVRNARTGELSPEDNVEIQLCISVPVGDVEINA, encoded by the coding sequence ATGGCGGTGCAGGTTCCCCGGCGCCTCCGGCGCGGCGCGCGCGGCAGGGCACGCTCACTCGCCTCGCTCGCCGAGGCGTTGCTGACCCCGCACGGCATGGATCGCTACCTCGAGCTACTCGACCCGATGCTGGTGCGCCGGGAGATCCGCGGGGTGGTGACCGCGGTGCGACGGCAGACGGCGGACACGGTGACCCTCACCGTCCGGCCGAGCCGGGCGTGGCGCGGCTTCAGCGCGGGGCAGTACGTCCGGGTGTCGGTGGACATCGACGGGGTGCGGCGCACCAGGTGCTACTCGCCGACCTGCTCCGAGCACGGCGGGCAACTCGAGCTCACCGTGAAGGCGCAGGAGAACGGGCTGGTCTCCGGCCATCTGCACCGGCACGCCGCGCCGGGAATGGTGCTCGGGCTCTCCCAGCCCGCAGGCGAGTTCACCCTGCCCGCGCCGCGGCCGCGGCGGGTGCTGCTGATCAGCGGTGGCAGCGGGATCACCCCGGTGCTGTCCATGCTGCGCACGCTGGTGGACGAGGGACACCGGGGCGAGGTGGTGTTCCTGCACTACGCGAACACCGCGGCGGATGTGCTCTACGGCGCCGAGCTGACCGAGCTCGCCCAGCGGCATCCCGGGCTGCGGGTGGTGCTGGCCTACACCCACGAGCGGGGCGGCGACCTGCATGGCTTCTTCGAGCCGGCACAGCTGCGCGAGGTGGCGCCCTGGTATCGCGAGGCACAGACCTACCTGTGCGGCCCGCTGCCGCTGCTGGACTCGGTACGCGCCACCTTCGGGTCCGAGGGTTTGAGTGAACAACTGCACACTGAGGAGTTCACGCCACCACCTGTCCCCGCGGACGGCGCGGCACACGGGCAGGTGCGGTTCACGCACAGCGGCAGGGAGATCGCCAACTCCGGTAAGCCGCTGCTGGAGCAGGCCGAGGACGCCGGGCTGCGACCGGAGCACGGCTGCCGGATGGGGATCTGCTTCTCCTGCACCAAGGTGAAGACCTCCGGCTGTGTGCGCAACGCGCGTACCGGCGAGCTCTCACCCGAGGACAACGTCGAAATCCAGTTGTGCATCTCGGTCCCGGTCGGGGACGTCGAGATCAACGCGTAA
- a CDS encoding fatty acid desaturase family protein, translating to MTGLQDRLTPEQVEAFGREMDELRQRIVADLGKEDVDYIQNLIRTQRALEVVGRGLLFAGFFPPAWIAGVGALSLSKILDNMEIGHNVMHGQYDWTRIPELSSQRFEWDTLAPAENWRHSHNYVHHTYTNVLDKDRDIGYGILRMDEGQKWHPYYLGNPVYATLLAIFFQWGVMLHDLEVEKVLKGERKVSELKEVRARILRKAGRQLGKDYLLFPALTGPLAPLTFLGNATANLTRNLWAFAIIFCGHFPADVESFTEEETENETRGQWYLRQILGSANIEGGKLFHILSGNLSHQIEHHLFPDIPARRYPEIAGEVRAICAKYGLPYHAGPLRKQLASVAKKIVKLALPGGRSEPSPEPEPATVKRERELTAA from the coding sequence ATGACCGGACTGCAGGATCGACTCACGCCCGAGCAGGTGGAGGCCTTCGGCCGGGAGATGGACGAGCTGCGCCAGCGGATCGTCGCCGATCTCGGCAAGGAGGATGTCGACTACATCCAGAACCTGATCCGGACGCAACGCGCCCTCGAGGTCGTCGGCCGCGGGCTGCTGTTCGCCGGGTTCTTCCCGCCTGCCTGGATCGCGGGGGTCGGCGCGCTGTCGCTGTCCAAGATCCTGGACAACATGGAGATCGGGCACAACGTGATGCACGGTCAGTACGACTGGACCCGCATCCCGGAACTGAGCTCGCAGCGCTTCGAGTGGGACACGCTGGCCCCTGCGGAGAACTGGCGGCACTCGCACAACTACGTGCACCACACCTACACCAACGTGCTGGACAAGGACCGGGACATCGGTTACGGCATCCTGCGCATGGATGAGGGCCAGAAATGGCACCCGTACTACCTCGGCAACCCGGTGTACGCGACCTTGCTGGCGATCTTCTTCCAGTGGGGTGTGATGCTGCACGACCTCGAGGTGGAGAAGGTACTCAAGGGTGAGCGCAAGGTGTCGGAGCTGAAGGAGGTGCGGGCCAGGATCCTGCGCAAGGCCGGCAGGCAGCTCGGCAAGGACTACCTGCTGTTCCCGGCGCTGACCGGGCCGCTGGCGCCGCTGACCTTCCTCGGCAACGCGACCGCGAACCTGACCAGGAACCTGTGGGCGTTCGCGATCATCTTCTGCGGGCACTTCCCAGCCGATGTGGAGAGCTTCACCGAGGAGGAGACCGAGAACGAGACCCGTGGCCAGTGGTACCTGCGGCAGATCCTCGGCTCGGCGAACATCGAAGGCGGCAAGCTGTTCCACATCCTGTCCGGCAACCTCTCGCACCAGATCGAGCACCACCTGTTCCCGGACATCCCGGCCCGCCGCTACCCGGAGATCGCGGGCGAGGTCCGGGCCATCTGCGCGAAGTACGGCCTGCCGTACCACGCCGGCCCACTGCGCAAGCAGCTCGCCTCGGTGGCGAAGAAGATCGTCAAGCTCGCACTCCCTGGTGGCCGCTCCGAGCCGAGCCCGGAGCCGGAGCCCGCTACCGTGAAGCGGGAACGGGAACTCACGGCTGCGTAG
- a CDS encoding MFS transporter, translating to MRTNNAQPGDSSTGTRTGRLPVAALLALATAAFITVLTEALPAGVLPAMSADLGVGESAMGQSVTIYAIGTAVAAIPLSTVTAGWRRKRLLLTGVTGFAVANTATAVSTSFALTMVGRFAGGVAAGVVWALLAGYARRMAPPHLRGRAIAIVMAGIPLALSLGVPAGTFLGAALGWRVTFAVMSVLAAALLAWTIAAVPDFPGQRRGIRVQLLRTLGIAGVAPVLLVTVLFVLAHTILYTYIASFLHRLHMGSAVDTVLLVFGVSSVVSIWIVGSQIDRRLRTLSIAGTLLVAGAATVLALRATEPALVYLAVVLWGLGWGGVPTLLQTAVGDAGGEAADTALAMLVTLWNAAMAGGGIVGGILLGALGPASFPWSVLVLLVPVLYVVTAARAHGFPARRS from the coding sequence ATGCGAACCAACAACGCTCAACCAGGCGATTCCTCCACCGGAACGCGCACCGGCCGACTTCCGGTGGCCGCCTTGCTGGCACTCGCCACGGCCGCGTTCATCACGGTACTGACCGAGGCGTTGCCCGCCGGGGTGCTGCCCGCGATGAGCGCCGACCTCGGGGTCGGCGAGTCCGCGATGGGCCAGTCGGTGACGATCTACGCCATCGGCACGGCGGTCGCGGCGATCCCGCTGTCCACGGTCACCGCAGGCTGGCGGCGCAAGCGCTTGCTGCTGACCGGGGTGACGGGATTCGCGGTGGCCAACACGGCGACCGCGGTGTCCACCTCCTTCGCCCTGACCATGGTCGGCCGGTTCGCCGGTGGCGTGGCCGCCGGTGTGGTGTGGGCACTGCTGGCAGGCTACGCCCGCCGGATGGCTCCCCCGCACCTGCGGGGCAGGGCGATCGCGATCGTGATGGCAGGCATCCCGCTCGCGCTGTCCCTCGGCGTGCCTGCCGGAACCTTCCTCGGTGCCGCGCTCGGCTGGCGGGTCACCTTCGCGGTGATGTCCGTGCTCGCCGCCGCGCTGCTGGCATGGACCATCGCCGCGGTCCCGGACTTTCCGGGGCAGCGGCGGGGAATCCGGGTCCAGCTGCTGCGCACGCTCGGCATCGCAGGGGTGGCACCGGTACTGCTGGTCACCGTGCTCTTCGTGCTGGCCCACACCATTCTGTACACCTACATCGCCTCCTTCCTGCACCGGCTCCACATGGGCTCCGCCGTCGATACGGTGCTGCTGGTGTTCGGCGTGTCCTCGGTGGTCAGCATCTGGATCGTGGGGTCGCAGATCGACCGTCGGCTGCGGACGCTCAGCATCGCCGGGACGCTGCTGGTCGCGGGGGCCGCCACGGTGCTGGCGCTGCGGGCCACGGAACCCGCGCTGGTCTACCTCGCCGTGGTGCTCTGGGGACTCGGCTGGGGAGGCGTCCCCACCCTGCTGCAGACGGCCGTGGGGGATGCCGGGGGCGAGGCCGCGGACACCGCGCTGGCCATGCTGGTCACCCTGTGGAACGCGGCCATGGCGGGCGGTGGGATTGTCGGCGGAATCCTGCTCGGCGCGCTCGGCCCCGCCTCGTTCCCGTGGAGCGTGCTGGTGTTGCTCGTGCCGGTGCTGTACGTGGTGACGGCCGCGCGGGCACACGGGTTCCCGGCGCGGCGTAGCTGA
- a CDS encoding TetR family transcriptional regulator, whose amino-acid sequence MSTEPASRQERKQRTRQALLKAAFELVADRGFATVSLREVTKRAGVVPTAFYRHFASLDELGVALVEESIRTLRRMIRSARRDPQTYQDIIRASVRTLHEHVRAHESHFRFLIRERYGGPEVVRRAVGTELRLFASELAVDLARFEYLREWSTEDLHLIADLIITAMQASVEELIEAVPRDEETDEQIVRTAQKRLRLIVLGVPNWRSSP is encoded by the coding sequence ATGTCCACCGAGCCCGCGAGCAGGCAGGAGCGCAAGCAGCGCACCCGCCAGGCGCTGCTGAAGGCGGCGTTCGAGCTGGTCGCCGACCGTGGGTTCGCCACGGTGAGCCTGCGCGAGGTGACCAAGCGGGCCGGGGTGGTGCCGACCGCGTTCTACCGGCACTTCGCCTCCCTCGACGAGCTCGGGGTGGCGCTGGTCGAGGAGTCGATCCGTACCCTGCGCAGGATGATCCGGTCGGCCCGCCGCGATCCGCAGACCTACCAGGACATCATCCGTGCCTCGGTGCGCACCCTGCACGAGCACGTGCGGGCGCACGAGTCGCACTTCCGGTTCCTGATCAGGGAGCGTTACGGCGGCCCGGAGGTGGTGCGCCGCGCCGTGGGCACCGAGCTGCGGCTGTTCGCCAGCGAGCTCGCGGTGGACCTGGCCCGGTTCGAGTACCTGCGCGAATGGAGCACCGAGGACCTGCACCTGATCGCCGATCTGATCATCACCGCGATGCAGGCCAGCGTCGAGGAGCTGATCGAGGCCGTACCCAGGGACGAGGAAACCGACGAGCAGATCGTCCGGACGGCACAGAAACGTCTTCGCTTGATCGTTCTCGGCGTGCCGAATTGGCGCAGCTCGCCGTAA
- a CDS encoding NADPH-dependent 2,4-dienoyl-CoA reductase, with the protein MTRAYPKLLEPLDLGCTTLRNRVVMGSMHTGLEDRAKDVDRLAAYFAERARGGVALAITGGYAPNREGWLLPFAASLTTRSQATAHRGITSAVHAEGGKIALQILHAGRYAYHPLSVSASAVKSPITPFRPRALSDRGVRRTIDAFVRCAALAREAGYDGVEVMGSEGYLINQFLAERTNRRRDSWGGSWQARMRLPVEIVRRMRAAVGPDFVICYRLSLLDLVPGGQSWDEVVELAQAVQQAGATLINSGIGWHEARVPTIVTSVPRAGFTDLTGRLRPHLDIPVIASNRINMPEVAEGVLERGEADLVSLARPLLADPDWVAKSERGRTEEINTCIACNQACLDHVFRHKTATCLVNPRAAHETELVIRPADRPRSIAVVGAGPAGLAAATTLARRGHRVTVFESAAEIGGQFNLAKRIPGKEEFHETIRYFSRQLELLEVRLRLNTRARAEDLREGYDEVLLATGVSPRVPAIPGINHPSVLSYVDVLGGAEVGRRVAVLGAGGIGFDVCEFLTHTASPALDVRAWRAEWGVGDPTRARGGVEGLSRQVAPSPREVYLLQRKTSKMGAGLGKTSGWVHRSTLKAKQVEMITGAAYRRIDDEGLHLAVGKDTERVLAVDNVVVCAGQEPLRELAGGLRESGVPTHLIGGADVAAELDAKRAIDQATRLAATL; encoded by the coding sequence GTGACGCGCGCGTACCCGAAGCTGCTGGAGCCGCTGGACCTCGGTTGCACCACCCTGCGTAACCGGGTGGTGATGGGGTCCATGCACACCGGCCTCGAGGACCGGGCCAAGGACGTCGACCGGCTCGCCGCCTACTTCGCCGAACGCGCCCGTGGCGGGGTCGCCCTCGCGATCACCGGCGGGTACGCGCCGAACCGGGAGGGCTGGCTGCTGCCCTTCGCGGCCTCGCTCACCACCCGCTCCCAGGCCACCGCGCACCGTGGGATCACCTCGGCGGTGCACGCGGAGGGCGGCAAGATCGCGCTCCAGATCCTGCACGCCGGCCGGTACGCCTACCACCCGCTGAGCGTGTCGGCCTCCGCGGTGAAGTCGCCGATCACCCCCTTCCGGCCACGGGCGCTCAGTGATCGCGGGGTACGCAGGACGATCGACGCCTTCGTGCGCTGCGCCGCGCTGGCCCGCGAGGCCGGCTACGACGGGGTGGAGGTGATGGGGTCCGAGGGGTACCTCATCAACCAGTTCCTCGCCGAGCGGACCAACCGGCGCCGGGACTCCTGGGGCGGTTCCTGGCAGGCCAGGATGCGGCTGCCGGTGGAGATCGTGCGCCGGATGCGCGCCGCGGTCGGGCCGGACTTCGTCATCTGCTACCGGCTGTCCCTGCTCGACCTGGTACCGGGCGGGCAGAGCTGGGACGAGGTGGTGGAGCTGGCGCAAGCCGTCCAGCAGGCGGGCGCCACGCTGATCAACAGCGGGATCGGCTGGCATGAGGCGCGGGTGCCGACCATCGTCACCTCGGTGCCGAGGGCGGGCTTCACCGACCTGACCGGCAGGCTGCGGCCGCATCTGGACATCCCGGTGATCGCCTCGAACCGGATCAACATGCCGGAGGTCGCCGAGGGGGTGCTGGAGCGCGGCGAGGCCGACCTGGTGTCGCTGGCGCGGCCGCTGCTGGCGGATCCGGACTGGGTGGCCAAGAGCGAGCGGGGCCGTACCGAGGAGATCAACACCTGCATCGCCTGCAACCAGGCCTGCCTGGACCACGTGTTCCGGCACAAGACCGCGACCTGCCTGGTCAACCCGCGGGCCGCGCACGAGACCGAGCTGGTGATCCGGCCCGCGGACCGGCCGCGCAGTATCGCCGTGGTTGGCGCGGGACCGGCGGGGCTGGCCGCTGCCACCACCCTGGCGCGGCGCGGGCACCGGGTCACCGTGTTCGAGTCGGCAGCCGAGATCGGCGGGCAGTTCAACCTGGCCAAGCGGATCCCCGGCAAGGAGGAGTTCCACGAGACCATCCGGTACTTCTCCCGGCAGTTGGAGCTGCTCGAGGTGCGGCTGCGGCTGAACACCCGCGCCCGCGCCGAGGACCTGCGCGAGGGATACGACGAGGTACTGCTGGCCACCGGGGTCAGCCCCCGGGTACCCGCGATACCGGGGATCAACCATCCGAGCGTGCTGTCCTATGTGGATGTCCTCGGCGGTGCGGAGGTGGGCCGCAGGGTGGCCGTGCTCGGGGCGGGCGGGATCGGCTTCGACGTGTGCGAGTTCCTCACCCACACCGCCAGCCCGGCGCTGGACGTGCGGGCGTGGCGGGCCGAGTGGGGCGTCGGCGACCCCACGCGGGCCCGGGGTGGTGTCGAGGGCCTGAGCCGCCAGGTTGCCCCCTCGCCCCGCGAGGTGTACCTGCTGCAGCGCAAGACCAGCAAGATGGGCGCGGGGCTGGGCAAGACCTCCGGCTGGGTGCACCGCAGCACGCTGAAGGCCAAGCAGGTGGAGATGATCACCGGCGCCGCCTACCGGCGGATCGACGACGAGGGGCTGCACCTGGCGGTCGGCAAGGACACCGAGCGAGTGCTCGCGGTGGACAACGTGGTGGTCTGCGCCGGCCAGGAACCGCTGCGCGAGCTGGCGGGCGGGTTGCGCGAGTCCGGGGTGCCCACCCACCTCATCGGGGGCGCCGACGTGGCCGCCGAACTGGACGCCAAGCGGGCCATCGACCAGGCCACCAGGCTGGCGGCGACCCTCTAG